One region of uncultured Methanolobus sp. genomic DNA includes:
- the pyrG gene encoding CTP synthase (glutamine hydrolyzing) encodes MKYIIVTGGVMSGLGKGITTASIGRNLKNKGYKVTAIKIDPYINIDAGTMSPFQHGEVFVLKDGGEVDLDLGNYERFLDTELTREHNLTTGKVYESVISKERRGEYLGKTVQIIPHITNEIKDRIRRVAAKSGADVCLIEVGGTVGDIESMPFLEAVRQMYREEPKENIAFVHVTLVPMDPQGDQKTKPTQHSVKELRELGLKPNIIVTRCLEPLLEGTISKISLFCDVSEEAVISAHDADDIYEVPLMLEEEGLSSFLMKHLELSSTGSEDDSWAKMVDRMHNLKGEVKIGIVGKYTHLEDSYLSISASIKHASIECGVNYDVCWINAETFEENPEMISSLSEYDGILVPGGFGERGTEGKIKAIQFARENDIPYLGLCLGMQLSVIEFARNVAGLEGANSTEFDEDTPYPVIDILPEQENVVDMGATMRLGDYDADLKSGSLAEKIYGQSKIVERHRHRYEVNPNYVEKIEAGGMVFSGKNRNRMEIAEIPGKKFFFASQFHPEFKSRPGRPSPPFKAFIKSMI; translated from the coding sequence ATGAAATATATCATAGTTACCGGCGGTGTAATGAGTGGGCTTGGAAAAGGAATAACCACTGCTTCAATAGGGCGGAACCTGAAGAACAAGGGCTACAAGGTCACTGCCATTAAAATTGACCCTTATATCAATATTGATGCAGGTACTATGAGCCCGTTCCAGCATGGAGAAGTATTTGTCCTCAAAGACGGTGGAGAGGTAGATCTTGATCTTGGAAATTATGAACGTTTCCTTGATACTGAACTTACAAGAGAACATAACCTGACAACAGGAAAAGTCTATGAGTCTGTGATATCCAAAGAGCGCAGGGGCGAGTACCTTGGTAAGACCGTTCAGATCATTCCTCATATCACAAATGAAATAAAGGACCGTATCCGCAGGGTTGCTGCAAAAAGCGGTGCAGATGTCTGTCTGATTGAAGTCGGTGGTACCGTTGGTGACATCGAGAGTATGCCTTTCCTTGAAGCTGTAAGGCAGATGTACAGAGAAGAACCAAAGGAAAACATTGCTTTTGTGCATGTGACACTTGTGCCCATGGACCCGCAGGGTGACCAGAAAACAAAGCCAACACAGCATTCTGTAAAAGAGCTGAGGGAACTTGGCCTTAAACCTAATATAATAGTAACCAGATGTTTGGAACCACTGTTAGAAGGCACGATTTCCAAGATATCCCTTTTCTGTGATGTGTCAGAAGAAGCTGTGATCAGTGCCCACGATGCAGATGATATATATGAAGTTCCTCTGATGCTGGAGGAAGAAGGCCTTTCTTCTTTCCTTATGAAACACCTTGAACTCAGTTCTACAGGTTCAGAAGATGATTCCTGGGCAAAGATGGTTGACAGAATGCACAACCTGAAAGGTGAAGTGAAAATAGGTATTGTCGGAAAGTATACTCACCTTGAAGATTCATATCTCAGTATCAGTGCGTCCATCAAACATGCTTCAATAGAATGCGGTGTCAACTACGATGTCTGCTGGATAAATGCGGAAACTTTCGAAGAGAATCCTGAAATGATTTCCTCACTTTCAGAATACGACGGAATCCTTGTCCCGGGAGGTTTTGGTGAAAGAGGAACAGAAGGCAAGATCAAGGCAATCCAGTTTGCAAGGGAAAACGATATCCCATATCTTGGTCTCTGTCTTGGAATGCAGCTATCTGTTATCGAGTTTGCAAGAAATGTTGCAGGTCTTGAAGGTGCTAACAGTACAGAATTCGACGAGGATACTCCTTACCCTGTAATTGACATACTCCCTGAGCAGGAAAATGTGGTTGACATGGGCGCGACAATGCGTCTTGGTGACTATGATGCAGACCTCAAATCCGGTTCACTTGCAGAGAAAATATATGGCCAGTCCAAAATAGTGGAACGTCACAGACATAGATATGAAGTAAACCCTAACTATGTTGAGAAGATAGAAGCAGGCGGAATGGTATTTTCCGGCAAGAACAGGAACAGAATGGAAATTGCTGAAATTCCAGGTAAGAAATTCTTCTTCGCATCACAGTTCCACCCTGAATTCAAATCAAGACCAGGAAGACCTTCACCACCATTTAAGGCTTTTATTAAGTCTATGATCTGA
- the truD gene encoding tRNA pseudouridine(13) synthase TruD — MIPEIEKKMGIELYCTDTEGIGGVLRQEPEDFIVKEITNREEGDSGKNLILELTKTNWDMHHLVRDMSRKLGISQKRIGFAGTKDKRAKTTQKISIYDMSEEDIENFYLRDVELKVIGRSVRSIGLGDLYGNEFSITVRDIDIEPEELNKTLEAATREIAEYGGVPNFFGIQRFGAVRPVTHLVGEHLLRGDAEKAALIYIAKSFPDETDDIKEVRDYVWETKDFVEGLKAYPLRLRYERAMMHYLVENPEDYAGSFSVLSPNIRKMFIHAYQSYVFNRIICRRIEKGLPLSQASSGDIVCFRNKEGLPDTKKMQAATEDNVDGMNNLLKRGRAFVTAPLVGYESEFGLGIPGELEKKVFEETDISQDAFRMKQIPDLASKGLRREILLHCKPEFVAAEDELNPGKSKATLTFSLPKGSYATTVLREYMKTDPLKMS, encoded by the coding sequence ATGATACCGGAAATTGAAAAGAAGATGGGAATCGAACTTTACTGCACAGATACCGAAGGCATAGGTGGTGTGCTCAGGCAGGAGCCTGAAGATTTTATTGTCAAAGAGATAACAAACCGCGAAGAAGGTGACAGCGGTAAGAACCTGATTCTTGAACTTACAAAAACAAACTGGGATATGCATCATCTTGTAAGGGATATGTCACGTAAACTTGGTATCAGCCAGAAAAGGATCGGTTTTGCAGGTACCAAGGATAAAAGGGCTAAAACAACTCAGAAGATCAGTATCTACGATATGTCCGAAGAGGATATTGAGAATTTCTATCTCAGGGATGTTGAGCTGAAAGTCATCGGAAGGTCCGTCAGGTCAATAGGACTTGGTGATCTTTACGGGAACGAATTTAGCATTACTGTCAGGGATATTGACATAGAGCCTGAGGAACTTAACAAGACTCTTGAAGCCGCCACAAGGGAGATTGCTGAGTACGGTGGTGTTCCTAACTTTTTCGGAATCCAGAGATTTGGAGCTGTAAGGCCTGTTACGCATCTTGTAGGAGAGCATTTACTTAGAGGAGATGCAGAAAAAGCTGCCCTGATCTACATTGCAAAATCATTCCCTGATGAAACTGACGATATAAAAGAAGTCAGGGACTATGTGTGGGAAACAAAGGATTTTGTTGAAGGACTGAAGGCCTATCCTTTGCGCCTCAGGTATGAGAGAGCAATGATGCATTACCTTGTGGAGAATCCGGAAGATTATGCAGGTTCTTTCAGTGTACTCTCCCCGAACATCAGGAAGATGTTCATACATGCATACCAGTCATATGTTTTTAACCGTATTATCTGCAGAAGGATAGAAAAAGGACTTCCACTTAGCCAGGCTTCTTCAGGTGATATTGTCTGTTTCAGGAACAAGGAAGGACTTCCTGATACAAAAAAAATGCAGGCAGCAACAGAAGATAATGTGGATGGCATGAATAATCTTCTTAAAAGGGGAAGAGCTTTTGTAACCGCCCCTCTTGTGGGATATGAAAGCGAGTTTGGCCTGGGAATTCCAGGTGAACTTGAAAAGAAAGTATTTGAAGAAACTGATATATCACAGGATGCTTTCAGAATGAAACAGATTCCTGATCTTGCGTCCAAAGGACTCAGAAGGGAAATTTTACTCCATTGCAAACCTGAATTCGTTGCAGCAGAAGACGAACTTAATCCTGGTAAAAGCAAGGCAACACTTACCTTTTCCCTTCCAAAGGGAAGTTATGCAACAACAGTCCTCAGGGAATACATGAAGACGGACCCGTTAAAAATGAGTTAG
- a CDS encoding transglutaminase family protein yields MKNEKKTQMLKIAIVFLLLSGIIFGSGCISESIHKVEDIFDPSSVTLFQSEDYYQVDASELTIPTVPSQDLDNFDESPNQLTEKSPSFEISSSYRYTEFFEGTETVISVFVHNMGDTPVYIYQFGVKLKEENEIVSYEAGVTLEPGEDARVGILSIEVPENSTQTKLEPFISLFVQTDSGKWHDYENQQFEEITIEVSEKMETQTPDYSTNPEHLFTLVNDKIDPYDVQVRTMAAASAKKYPGQYNIYQLCYLFDDTKENIQYISDPRGKDLWSTPGETITVGAGDCDDYAILLASLIEAIGGTSRVYLTDSHAFAAAYIGNDTKIITDAIGEYYGPVPIYYTTDEYGCWLMMDPTSSIYAGGLPGSTSPTDSGWTFLNTSTVTVIDISPDLE; encoded by the coding sequence ATGAAAAATGAGAAAAAAACGCAAATGCTGAAAATAGCTATTGTGTTTCTCTTACTATCAGGAATCATATTTGGTTCCGGATGTATTTCGGAGTCAATACATAAAGTAGAAGATATATTTGACCCCTCATCAGTAACTCTGTTCCAGAGCGAAGATTACTATCAGGTAGATGCCAGTGAACTGACAATTCCCACAGTCCCTTCTCAGGATTTAGACAATTTTGACGAAAGCCCTAATCAGTTAACTGAAAAATCACCAAGTTTTGAAATATCCAGTTCATACCGTTATACCGAATTCTTTGAAGGCACTGAAACAGTTATCAGTGTATTTGTACACAACATGGGAGATACCCCTGTTTACATTTACCAGTTTGGTGTTAAGCTGAAAGAAGAAAATGAAATAGTGTCCTATGAAGCAGGTGTTACCCTGGAACCCGGAGAAGATGCACGGGTCGGTATTTTATCCATAGAGGTTCCTGAAAATTCCACGCAAACCAAACTCGAGCCTTTTATTTCACTCTTTGTTCAGACTGATTCCGGAAAGTGGCATGATTATGAAAATCAGCAATTTGAAGAAATAACAATAGAAGTATCTGAGAAAATGGAAACACAAACTCCCGACTACTCAACAAACCCGGAACACCTTTTCACTCTTGTTAATGACAAAATTGATCCTTATGATGTCCAGGTACGCACCATGGCAGCAGCTTCTGCAAAAAAATATCCGGGACAGTACAACATATACCAGTTATGTTACCTTTTCGATGACACGAAGGAGAATATACAATACATAAGTGATCCAAGAGGAAAGGACCTGTGGTCAACTCCCGGAGAAACAATCACAGTCGGAGCAGGTGATTGTGATGACTATGCTATACTGCTGGCGTCACTTATAGAGGCAATCGGCGGAACTTCAAGGGTCTATCTAACAGATAGCCATGCATTTGCAGCGGCATATATTGGCAACGATACCAAAATTATTACTGATGCAATAGGGGAATATTACGGACCTGTACCTATTTATTATACTACGGACGAGTATGGCTGCTGGCTCATGATGGATCCGACATCAAGTATCTATGCGGGAGGACTTCCCGGAAGTACGTCACCAACAGATTCCGGATGGACTTTCCTCAATACCAGCACGGTCACTGTAATCGACATATCCCCTGACCTGGAATGA
- the pth2 gene encoding peptidyl-tRNA hydrolase Pth2 — MTEYKQCIIIRDDLKLSKGKLAVQVAHAAVSASEWAERSILDKWKEGGQKKVVLRVPVLKDLFELKEVARRQGLPTALIQDAGLTQIAPGTVTVLGIGPAKADDIDKVTGNLKLL, encoded by the coding sequence ATGACTGAATACAAACAATGCATTATTATCAGAGACGATCTAAAACTATCAAAAGGCAAACTTGCCGTACAGGTCGCACATGCAGCAGTCTCGGCATCGGAATGGGCTGAACGCTCAATCCTTGACAAATGGAAAGAAGGCGGCCAGAAAAAGGTAGTCCTGAGAGTTCCGGTCTTAAAAGACCTTTTTGAACTGAAAGAAGTGGCAAGAAGACAGGGACTTCCAACAGCACTTATACAGGATGCAGGATTAACCCAGATTGCACCGGGAACTGTAACCGTACTGGGTATCGGACCTGCAAAAGCAGATGATATTGACAAAGTAACAGGGAATCTGAAACTTCTATGA
- the mptN gene encoding tetrahydromethanopterin:alpha-L-glutamate ligase, with the protein MKKLGIVVTDPHDWTAQALIQEAGKRGFETCCPDLGQIETSIGNSVSHKAGDVCLSELDAIIIRDMGPGKNDAHVFRFDVLRELEQSGVLIANPPAAIQNAANKFYASCMMADAGIPTPETFVIQETAKALEIIDKLGDAIIKPVFGYKGIGINRIKNGIVLAPDGTRDETNAEDLVNQIIDEKGMLYIQEFIESSGQDIRAFVVDGKVIGAIYRKAPQGWWLNNLSQGGTPVACELTAEQERMCIDAAETIGAMYAGVDIIESENGYFVLEINATPSGAGIYKSLSINVAEHIITAIDK; encoded by the coding sequence ATGAAAAAACTGGGAATCGTTGTAACTGATCCGCATGACTGGACAGCACAAGCTCTTATTCAGGAAGCAGGGAAAAGAGGTTTTGAAACCTGTTGTCCTGATCTTGGGCAAATTGAAACGTCTATTGGTAATAGTGTAAGCCACAAAGCAGGAGATGTCTGTCTTTCAGAACTTGATGCTATCATTATCAGGGACATGGGACCTGGAAAGAATGATGCCCATGTATTCCGCTTTGATGTACTGAGAGAACTTGAGCAAAGCGGAGTACTTATAGCAAATCCACCGGCTGCCATACAGAATGCCGCAAATAAGTTCTATGCAAGTTGCATGATGGCGGATGCAGGAATTCCTACGCCTGAAACTTTTGTAATTCAGGAAACGGCTAAAGCTCTTGAAATAATTGATAAACTTGGGGATGCCATCATAAAACCTGTTTTCGGATACAAAGGCATAGGTATTAACCGTATAAAAAATGGGATTGTTCTCGCACCTGACGGAACAAGAGATGAAACAAATGCAGAAGACCTTGTAAATCAAATAATTGATGAAAAAGGAATGCTTTATATACAGGAATTCATAGAAAGCTCAGGGCAGGATATTCGTGCATTTGTTGTTGACGGCAAAGTTATAGGTGCTATTTACAGGAAAGCACCGCAAGGGTGGTGGCTGAATAACCTCAGTCAGGGAGGGACACCTGTTGCCTGCGAACTTACAGCAGAGCAGGAAAGAATGTGTATAGATGCTGCGGAAACCATTGGGGCGATGTACGCAGGTGTTGACATTATAGAAAGTGAAAATGGATATTTTGTACTGGAAATTAATGCTACTCCTTCAGGAGCAGGTATCTATAAATCCCTGAGTATCAATGTTGCAGAACATATCATAACTGCCATAGATAAATAG
- a CDS encoding DUF434 domain-containing protein, with amino-acid sequence MSEKQHSDRDLKEGGELKTKAAEDIRDLLGRGYRRDSSIRFVADHFRLDKDERYILARTVFSTATASSRISKKLKVEDLKDRKLMIDGYNVLITLESLFDGEKVWIADDSFLRDIRGVFKNHSNDDITFKAVEKMLGFIFKADVKSTEILLDAQMKNSGELAAFIRKRMDDLSIPGDARTSKHVDYDLKNCSLDYVVATADGVIIDAVENVVDIPGCIADSLKGQPAGNSSNSS; translated from the coding sequence ATGTCAGAGAAACAGCACAGTGACAGGGATCTTAAGGAAGGGGGAGAGCTGAAAACAAAAGCTGCTGAAGATATCCGCGACTTGCTTGGACGTGGTTATCGCAGGGACAGCTCTATCCGTTTTGTAGCTGACCATTTCCGGCTGGACAAAGATGAAAGATACATACTGGCACGCACGGTATTTTCCACTGCTACAGCCAGTTCGCGGATAAGCAAGAAACTTAAAGTTGAAGATTTGAAAGACAGGAAGTTGATGATAGACGGCTACAATGTGCTTATCACACTGGAAAGCCTGTTTGACGGAGAAAAGGTCTGGATAGCAGATGACTCTTTCCTCAGGGATATCAGGGGAGTTTTTAAAAACCATTCAAATGATGATATTACGTTCAAAGCAGTTGAAAAAATGCTGGGATTCATATTTAAAGCGGATGTGAAAAGTACTGAAATATTGCTGGATGCCCAGATGAAAAATAGCGGTGAACTGGCAGCATTCATCAGGAAACGCATGGATGATCTATCGATTCCGGGTGATGCAAGGACATCAAAACATGTGGATTATGACCTGAAAAACTGTTCACTAGATTATGTAGTGGCTACTGCAGACGGTGTAATTATCGATGCCGTGGAAAATGTAGTGGATATTCCCGGATGTATTGCCGATAGTCTCAAGGGTCAGCCTGCAGGCAACAGTTCTAATAGTTCATAG
- a CDS encoding DUF835 domain-containing protein, with product MTGMDEQKKGKVLIVDDESMNVKLLDAYLVHEYEIISAFGGVEALEKVESHSPDIILLDLMMPDITGYEVCKILKSSEKTRFIPIIMVTALSSLEDRIKGIDAGADDFLTKPLDRLEIKTRVGSLLRIKKLHDELIAERDQAQNYLDLAGVMLFVLDENGIVKVINRKGCEILGYPEDEILGNDWFESYVPELFRESARQGFDRLLSSQTDNAGYFEIPFINSNKQKRIMSWTNIVLHDSEGTINGLLVSGEDITERLEADSKIKRANEYLDNLLKASPIAILSLDNKKRIVTANKNAADLLGYEAGEIIAKPIRDFANDVELLEFTDKKDFEMIFFTKHGEKVRMNVSTSFLPGDSGKEGLVITLQDRSRLRGLFITPLTEDIEEKSSPSDIELENGYIYLSGSEETGQSYKTFSDLVKSGKPGLCITRMNPDKIRSMYGIAKTPIVWLTKNKITGQQSIDSTELFRIYPTIADFVNKVDDGVVLMDGLEYLVLDNDFLSVVKLLEQTNDTIMASSSRMLLQLDPDVLEKKEFHLLKRWMRPVTGAGFVQDKA from the coding sequence ATGACCGGGATGGATGAGCAGAAAAAAGGAAAAGTGCTGATTGTTGACGACGAGTCGATGAATGTCAAGCTGCTGGATGCTTACCTCGTACATGAGTATGAGATAATATCAGCGTTTGGCGGTGTAGAGGCACTGGAAAAGGTGGAATCTCACAGTCCTGATATTATTCTTCTTGACCTTATGATGCCGGATATTACCGGTTATGAAGTCTGTAAAATACTGAAGAGTTCTGAAAAGACTCGTTTTATCCCTATTATCATGGTCACAGCATTATCAAGCCTGGAAGACCGTATAAAAGGTATTGACGCCGGTGCAGACGATTTTCTCACCAAACCCCTTGACCGTCTTGAGATCAAGACCAGGGTTGGCTCTCTTCTGAGGATCAAAAAACTTCATGATGAACTGATAGCTGAGAGGGATCAGGCACAGAATTACCTGGATCTTGCAGGAGTTATGCTTTTCGTACTGGATGAGAATGGTATTGTCAAGGTCATTAACAGGAAAGGATGTGAAATACTCGGTTACCCGGAAGATGAGATTCTTGGTAATGACTGGTTTGAGAGTTATGTACCGGAACTTTTCAGGGAGAGCGCAAGGCAGGGCTTTGACAGGCTGCTATCAAGCCAGACTGACAATGCAGGTTATTTTGAGATACCTTTCATCAACAGTAACAAGCAAAAAAGAATCATGAGCTGGACTAATATTGTTCTCCACGATTCGGAAGGAACTATAAACGGTCTCCTTGTTTCCGGTGAGGATATCACGGAAAGACTTGAGGCAGACTCCAAAATTAAAAGGGCTAATGAATATCTTGATAATCTCCTGAAGGCATCCCCTATTGCCATATTATCCCTTGACAACAAAAAAAGAATAGTCACTGCCAATAAGAATGCGGCAGATCTGCTTGGTTATGAAGCAGGGGAGATCATTGCAAAGCCAATCCGGGATTTTGCAAACGATGTGGAATTACTCGAGTTCACCGATAAAAAAGACTTTGAAATGATTTTCTTTACCAAGCATGGAGAAAAGGTTCGCATGAACGTTTCAACATCTTTTTTGCCGGGCGACAGCGGAAAAGAAGGGCTTGTTATTACACTTCAGGACCGGTCCCGTCTCAGGGGATTGTTTATCACCCCTCTTACCGAGGATATTGAAGAGAAATCCAGTCCTTCAGACATTGAACTTGAAAATGGATATATATATCTTTCAGGTTCGGAGGAAACCGGCCAGAGCTACAAAACATTTTCCGACCTTGTCAAAAGCGGGAAACCCGGGCTTTGTATTACCAGAATGAACCCTGATAAAATAAGAAGCATGTATGGAATTGCAAAAACACCTATTGTCTGGCTGACCAAGAACAAGATCACAGGCCAGCAGTCAATTGATTCCACAGAGCTCTTCAGGATATATCCCACAATAGCAGATTTTGTAAATAAAGTAGATGATGGTGTTGTTCTTATGGATGGTCTGGAGTATCTCGTTCTTGACAACGATTTCCTGTCAGTTGTCAAATTGCTGGAACAGACAAATGACACCATCATGGCATCCAGCTCCCGAATGTTGCTTCAGCTTGACCCTGATGTTCTGGAAAAAAAAGAATTCCACCTTCTTAAACGATGGATGCGGCCGGTAACCGGAGCTGGGTTCGTTCAGGATAAAGCCTGA
- a CDS encoding ATPase domain-containing protein, which translates to MRFVDTIEGLNEVFETDVPKNSVVLVTGAAGTLKSGFTFQVLSNYLEEQDEYGLYITFEQSKENHLQNMESMGISLSKKLHISDFSDYRVMYDEFSDDLLNILEENILQFRENIGEKCTCIAIDSLGALYSLLDVDPRILRKIMYKFLETLRREKLTIFLILEEEKLSGISDPSTGMEGYLADGIIELGLHLKGNVANRYMRVRKMRSTSHSMEPWILAVSENGLKVYKGNF; encoded by the coding sequence ATGAGATTTGTGGATACTATAGAAGGTTTGAATGAAGTCTTTGAGACAGATGTACCAAAAAACAGCGTAGTGCTGGTCACCGGTGCGGCAGGTACGCTGAAATCAGGTTTTACTTTCCAGGTTTTATCCAATTACCTGGAAGAACAGGATGAGTATGGTCTATACATCACGTTTGAGCAAAGCAAGGAAAACCATCTTCAGAATATGGAAAGCATGGGAATCAGTCTTTCAAAGAAGTTGCATATATCGGATTTCAGCGATTATCGCGTAATGTATGATGAATTTTCAGATGATCTGCTGAACATACTGGAAGAAAACATCCTTCAGTTCAGGGAAAACATTGGTGAGAAATGTACATGCATCGCCATTGATTCTCTGGGTGCACTTTACTCTCTCCTCGACGTAGACCCTCGCATCCTGAGGAAAATAATGTACAAATTCCTTGAGACTTTGAGGCGTGAAAAACTCACGATTTTCCTGATACTGGAAGAAGAAAAATTGTCCGGTATTTCCGACCCTTCCACAGGTATGGAAGGCTATCTTGCAGATGGGATAATTGAACTCGGCCTGCACCTGAAAGGTAATGTTGCCAACAGATATATGAGAGTGAGGAAAATGCGTTCCACATCACACAGCATGGAACCGTGGATACTTGCAGTATCTGAAAACGGGCTGAAAGTGTACAAAGGTAATTTTTAG
- the ftsA gene encoding coenzyme F390 synthetase yields the protein MTTEKFYNPEIETMGRSELDSLIEERIRYTVNYVAENSLFYKKWFREHKINPSDIRSHEDLLELPIISGKTIRENQPPTTDDFGFRTVDWKDVFTVHETSGTSGTPKAFFLTWDDWERYAEKYARCFVSQGFREHDRVVVCASYGMNVGANTMTLAARNLGMAMIPEGKCTFPVRVMESYKPTSIVASTFKLLRLAKRMEGSGLNPAESSIERLIIGGESFAKESRDYVAEIWNCNVYNNYGSTEGTMCGECSDISGLHVPEDLVHLDVYDPGMDKFVKDGECGRLVLTTLLPVGAKSGNVLLNYDTEDTTVVLDRGECACGRTHMKIMTPERETETFWTAGTPFNRVDIEKGVFQRENMEYLTGEYEAFLYGGDDEDEMTLRVSMECNNLQRCNKELIKENFLRSFFAYKKNLENSYIDGSLNILFNYVKPGELEFYRIKGRPKRIVDRR from the coding sequence ATGACAACAGAAAAGTTCTACAATCCGGAAATCGAAACCATGGGACGGTCTGAACTTGATTCCCTGATAGAAGAAAGGATCAGATATACTGTTAACTACGTTGCAGAAAACTCACTGTTCTATAAGAAATGGTTCAGGGAACACAAAATAAATCCATCCGATATCAGATCACATGAAGACCTGCTGGAACTTCCCATAATATCTGGAAAAACCATCCGGGAAAATCAGCCACCGACGACCGATGATTTCGGGTTCAGGACAGTGGACTGGAAAGATGTGTTCACTGTGCATGAAACCAGTGGTACCAGCGGTACACCAAAGGCGTTTTTCCTGACATGGGATGACTGGGAAAGATATGCGGAAAAATATGCAAGGTGTTTTGTTTCCCAGGGATTCAGAGAGCATGACCGTGTTGTAGTTTGCGCTTCATACGGAATGAATGTCGGTGCAAACACCATGACACTGGCAGCCAGAAATCTAGGTATGGCAATGATACCCGAAGGAAAATGCACATTCCCGGTCAGGGTCATGGAATCATATAAGCCAACTTCCATTGTAGCCAGTACATTCAAGCTTTTACGTCTTGCAAAGAGAATGGAAGGGAGCGGTTTGAATCCTGCGGAATCCAGTATTGAAAGACTGATCATCGGCGGGGAGAGCTTTGCAAAGGAATCCCGGGATTACGTTGCTGAAATATGGAATTGTAATGTTTACAACAATTACGGAAGCACAGAGGGAACAATGTGCGGAGAATGCAGCGATATCAGTGGTCTTCATGTACCTGAAGACCTGGTGCATCTGGATGTCTATGATCCTGGCATGGACAAATTCGTAAAAGATGGGGAATGCGGCAGACTTGTTCTTACTACCCTGCTTCCTGTGGGGGCAAAGAGCGGGAACGTGCTTCTCAACTATGATACGGAAGATACAACTGTTGTTCTTGACAGGGGAGAATGTGCCTGCGGGAGAACACACATGAAAATTATGACTCCTGAAAGGGAAACTGAAACGTTCTGGACTGCTGGAACACCTTTTAACCGGGTAGATATCGAAAAGGGCGTGTTCCAGAGGGAGAATATGGAATATCTGACAGGGGAATATGAAGCATTCCTTTACGGGGGAGATGATGAGGATGAAATGACTCTCAGGGTGAGCATGGAATGTAATAATCTGCAGAGATGCAATAAGGAACTCATCAAAGAGAATTTCCTCAGATCGTTCTTTGCCTACAAAAAGAATCTTGAAAACTCTTACATCGACGGCAGTCTGAATATCCTGTTCAATTACGTTAAACCCGGAGAGCTGGAATTCTATCGCATCAAAGGCAGGCCGAAACGCATTGTTGACAGAAGGTAA